The sequence GATGGAAGCAAGCGTGCCCGTCGCGCTCAGCCGCCGCGAACGCCAGATCATGGACATCGTCTACCACCGCGGGCGCGCCACGGCCGCCGAGGTGATGGACGACCTGGCAGATCCGCCCTCGTACAACGCCGTGCGCTCCGCGCTGCGGCTGCTGGAGGAAAAGGGCCACCTTCGGCACGAAGAGGACGGCCGCCGCTACGTCTACCTCCCCACTACGCCGCGGACGAGGGCGCGCACGCACGCCCTGCAGCACCTCCTGCGCACCTTTTTCGGCGGGAGCGCGGAGCAG is a genomic window of Longimicrobium sp. containing:
- a CDS encoding BlaI/MecI/CopY family transcriptional regulator, which codes for MEASVPVALSRRERQIMDIVYHRGRATAAEVMDDLADPPSYNAVRSALRLLEEKGHLRHEEDGRRYVYLPTTPRTRARTHALQHLLRTFFGGSAEQVVNALLDETKLSKAELERMAERIREAHAEEEEEAR